A single Glycine soja cultivar W05 chromosome 14, ASM419377v2, whole genome shotgun sequence DNA region contains:
- the LOC114384838 gene encoding purple acid phosphatase 18-like isoform X2, which translates to MIERKIEAEVHCCLSQAHSSYPQQVHISLAGDKHMRVTWITDDKHSPSYVEYGTLPGRYDSIAEGECTSYNYLLYSSGKIHHAVIGPLEDNTVYFYRCGGKGPEFELKTPPAQFPITFAVAGDLGQTGWTKSTLAHIDQCKYDVYLLPGDLSYADCMQHLWDNFGKLVEPLASTRPWMVTEGNHEEENILLLTDEFVSYNSRWKMPYEESGSTSNLYYSFEVAGVHVIMLGSYADYDVYSEQYRWLKEDLSKVDRKRTPWLLVLFHVPWYNSNKAHQGAGDDMMAAMEPLLYAASVDLVIAGHVHAYERSKRVYNGRLDPCGAVHITIGDGGNREGLAHKYINPQPKWSEFREASFGHGELKIVNSTHTFWSWHRNDDDEPVKADDIWITSLASSGCVDQKTHELRSTLLTP; encoded by the exons ATGATAGAAAGAAAGATTGAAGCGGAAGTACATTGTTGTCTCAGCCAG GCCCACTCCTCTTACCCTCAACAG GTACACATTTCTTTGGCAGGAGACAAGCACATGAGAGTTACATGGATAACCGATGATAAACATTCACCTTCATATGTAGAATACGGAACATTGCCTGGGAGATATGACTCAATAGCTGAAGGAGAGTGCACCTCTTATAACTATCTGTTATACAGCTCAGGAAAGATACACCATGCTGTAATTGGCCCTTTGGAAGACAATACCGTGTACTTCTACCGATGTGGTGGAAAAGGTCCCGAGTTCGAGCTCAAAACTCCTCCAGCTCAATTTCCAATTACTTTTGCTGTGGCTGGGGATCTGGGTCAAACTGGTTGGACTAAATCAACACTGGCACATATAGACCAATGTAAATATGATGTCTACCTGCTACCAGGAGACCTTTCATATGCTGATTGTATGCAGCATCTGTGGGACAATTTTGGGAAACTTGTGGAGCCGCTTGCAAGTACAAGGCCGTGGATGGTGACAGAGGGAAACCATGAAGAGGAGAACATACTATTGTTGACGGATGAGTTTGTGTCCTATAATTCCAGATGGAAAATGCCATATGAGGAAAGTGGATCAACTTCAAATCTCTATTATTCATTTGAAGTTGCAGGTGTTCACGTTATCATGCTTGGCTCCTATGCAGATTATGATGTGTACTCTGAACAATACAGATGGCTAAAG GAAGATCTGTCAAAGGTGGATAGGAAAAGGACACCTTGGCTGCTTGTGTTATTTCATGTGCCATGGTATAATAGTAACAAGGCTCATCAAGGTGCAGGGGATGATATGATGGCTGCTATGGAGCCATTGCTTTATGCTGCTAGTGTTGATTTAGTTATCGCTGGTCATGTTCATGCTTATGAACGTTCA AAACGTGTGTATAATGGAAGATTGGATCCCTGTGGTGCTGTCCATATAACTATTGGTGATGGAGGAAACAGAGAAGGCTTAGCTCATAA GTATATAAACCCACAGCCAAAGTGGTCAGAATTCCGTGAAGCCAGTTTTGGTCATGGTGAGCTGAAGATTGTAAACTCCACTCATACCTTCTGGAGTTGGCATaggaatgatgatgatgaaccaGTAAAAGCTGATGATATCTGGATAACCTCTTTGGCCAGCTCAGGATGCGTTGATCAGAAGACACATGAACTCAGAAGTACACTTTTGACGCCCTAA
- the LOC114384838 gene encoding purple acid phosphatase 18-like isoform X1, producing MIERKIEAEVHCCLSQVVTVAVIMELKQQLLLLILTLLFATATPQYVRPLPRKTLTIPWDSISKAHSSYPQQVHISLAGDKHMRVTWITDDKHSPSYVEYGTLPGRYDSIAEGECTSYNYLLYSSGKIHHAVIGPLEDNTVYFYRCGGKGPEFELKTPPAQFPITFAVAGDLGQTGWTKSTLAHIDQCKYDVYLLPGDLSYADCMQHLWDNFGKLVEPLASTRPWMVTEGNHEEENILLLTDEFVSYNSRWKMPYEESGSTSNLYYSFEVAGVHVIMLGSYADYDVYSEQYRWLKEDLSKVDRKRTPWLLVLFHVPWYNSNKAHQGAGDDMMAAMEPLLYAASVDLVIAGHVHAYERSKRVYNGRLDPCGAVHITIGDGGNREGLAHKYINPQPKWSEFREASFGHGELKIVNSTHTFWSWHRNDDDEPVKADDIWITSLASSGCVDQKTHELRSTLLTP from the exons ATGATAGAAAGAAAGATTGAAGCGGAAGTACATTGTTGTCTCAGCCAGGTAGTTACTGTTGCTGTTATTATGGAACTCAAACAACAACTTCTTCTTCTGATTCTAACGCTTCTTTTTGCTACTGCTACGCCTCAATACGTTCGACCTCTTCCTCGTAAAACCTTAACCATCCCATGGGATTCAATTTCCAAGGCCCACTCCTCTTACCCTCAACAG GTACACATTTCTTTGGCAGGAGACAAGCACATGAGAGTTACATGGATAACCGATGATAAACATTCACCTTCATATGTAGAATACGGAACATTGCCTGGGAGATATGACTCAATAGCTGAAGGAGAGTGCACCTCTTATAACTATCTGTTATACAGCTCAGGAAAGATACACCATGCTGTAATTGGCCCTTTGGAAGACAATACCGTGTACTTCTACCGATGTGGTGGAAAAGGTCCCGAGTTCGAGCTCAAAACTCCTCCAGCTCAATTTCCAATTACTTTTGCTGTGGCTGGGGATCTGGGTCAAACTGGTTGGACTAAATCAACACTGGCACATATAGACCAATGTAAATATGATGTCTACCTGCTACCAGGAGACCTTTCATATGCTGATTGTATGCAGCATCTGTGGGACAATTTTGGGAAACTTGTGGAGCCGCTTGCAAGTACAAGGCCGTGGATGGTGACAGAGGGAAACCATGAAGAGGAGAACATACTATTGTTGACGGATGAGTTTGTGTCCTATAATTCCAGATGGAAAATGCCATATGAGGAAAGTGGATCAACTTCAAATCTCTATTATTCATTTGAAGTTGCAGGTGTTCACGTTATCATGCTTGGCTCCTATGCAGATTATGATGTGTACTCTGAACAATACAGATGGCTAAAG GAAGATCTGTCAAAGGTGGATAGGAAAAGGACACCTTGGCTGCTTGTGTTATTTCATGTGCCATGGTATAATAGTAACAAGGCTCATCAAGGTGCAGGGGATGATATGATGGCTGCTATGGAGCCATTGCTTTATGCTGCTAGTGTTGATTTAGTTATCGCTGGTCATGTTCATGCTTATGAACGTTCA AAACGTGTGTATAATGGAAGATTGGATCCCTGTGGTGCTGTCCATATAACTATTGGTGATGGAGGAAACAGAGAAGGCTTAGCTCATAA GTATATAAACCCACAGCCAAAGTGGTCAGAATTCCGTGAAGCCAGTTTTGGTCATGGTGAGCTGAAGATTGTAAACTCCACTCATACCTTCTGGAGTTGGCATaggaatgatgatgatgaaccaGTAAAAGCTGATGATATCTGGATAACCTCTTTGGCCAGCTCAGGATGCGTTGATCAGAAGACACATGAACTCAGAAGTACACTTTTGACGCCCTAA
- the LOC114384839 gene encoding uncharacterized protein LOC114384839 yields the protein MVVFLGTRIQSITWFRFNPSHSHKLLQRRALEISMLTMQQGQSKRPICPSCSKPSRTCLCSRILTPGLQNSVHVTILQHSLERKHPLNSTRIAILGLKNLTVATVSDVNFEARFLIRLLDPNYHSGHAGNEPTALFSRQCWEIGDTQKLLSEKDSNLIDTDSAGKCGLRNDVGDVLDSASNAEVVKQVSISDGAVMDDEVEKNAISPKCDLARGVHEESGELAVTVTIGKYGAISSLSHIWMTQAQCQSPELSFDNILAYPEACEALSKGFLVKKFQRKQLNRDEELEECEEFELEVRPGSVLLFPSEMAVDVSDLDAIGFEVKNLIVLDGTWAKAKRIYSENPWLNILPHVKLEVNKTSLYSDVRHQPKAGYLSTIESIVFALKAVGELNHEGLEGLLDTFESMVGDQRRCKEERLSKHFSC from the coding sequence ATGGTAGTTTTTCTTGGTACCCGAATCCAGAGCATCACCTGGTTCAGGTTCAACCCTTCGCACAGCCACAAGCTCCTTCAGCGGAGAGCCCTGGAGATTTCGATGTTGACAATGCAACAGGGCCAATCTAAAAGACCCATTTGCCCTTCTTGTTCCAAACCCAGCCGAACGTGTCTCTGCTCTCGAATCCTCACACCGGGTCTCCAAAATTCTGTGCATGTAACCATTCTACAGCACTCGCTAGAGCGTAAGCATCCCCTCAATTCTACCAGAATCGCTATATTGGGCCTCAAGAATCTCACCGTTGCAACTGTTTCTGATGTTAATTTCGAAGCCCGGTTCCTGATTCGGTTGTTGGATCCGAATTACCATTCGGGTCATGCTGGAAACGAGCCAACTGCGTTGTTTTCTCGTCAGTGTTGGGAAATTGGAGACACCCAGAAATTGCTTTCTGAGAAAGATTCTAACTTGATTGATACTGATAGTGCTGGAAAATGTGGTTTGAGAAATGATGTTGGAGATGTTCTGGATTCTGCTTCTAATGCAGAAGTTGTGAAACAAGTGAGTATCAGTGATGGTGCAGTGATGGACGATGAAGTTGAGAAAAATGCAATTAGTCCAAAGTGTGATTTAGCTAGAGGTGTACATGAAGAGAGTGGAGAACTAGCTGTTACTGTTACCATTGGCAAATATGGTGCCATTAGCTCTTTGTCTCATATTTGGATGACTCAAGCACAATGTCAATCCCCCGAGTTAAGCTTTGACAATATTTTGGCGTACCCGGAAGCTTGTGAAGCACTCTCAAAAGGGTTTTtggtgaagaagtttcaaaggAAGCAACTGAATAGGGATGAAGAATTGGAAGAATGTGAAGAATTTGAGCTTGAGGTTCGTCCTGGATCGGTACTACTATTTCCCTCTGAAATGGCTGTTGATGTTAGTGACCTGGATGCTATAGGTTTTGAGGTGAAGAACTTGATTGTTCTGGATGGAACATGGGCTAAGGCAAAAAGAATTTATAGTGAAAATCCTTGGTTGAACATTTTGCCACACGTGAAGTTGGAAGTGAACAAGACAAGCTTATATAGTGATGTGAGACATCAGCCTAAAGCTGGTTATTTGTCCACCATTGAGAGCATTGTATTTGCCTTGAAGGCAGTTGGGGAGTTGAATCATGAGGGTTTGGAAGGTCTCTTGGATACTTTTGAGTCCATGGTTGGAGATCAGAGGCGCTGTAAAGAGGAGAGACTGAGCAAACACTTTTCCTGTTGA
- the LOC114382971 gene encoding protein FATTY ACID EXPORT 5-like, with translation MHDFCFTIPYGLMLVGGGLFAYISKGSIASLAGGAGSGLLLIVAGYLSLNAFGKRKNSYLALFLETVCAAILTWVMGQRYLETSKIMPAGLVAGISALMTLFYLYKLATGGNHLPTKAE, from the exons ATGCACGATTTCTGCTTCACGATCCCCTACGGATTGATGTTAGTGGGTGGTGGACTGTTCGCCTACATAAGCAAAGGGAGCATCGCTTCTCTCGCCGGAGGCGCCGGCTCCGGTTTGCTTCTCATCGTCGCCGGCTATCTCAGTCTCAATGCTTTCGGCAAACGAAAAAACTCTTACCTCGCTCTCTTTCTCGAGACCG TTTGTGCAGCCATACTAACTTGGGTCATGGGGCAGCGATATTTGGAAACATCCAAGATTATGCCTGCTGGTCTTGTTGCTGGAATCAG TGCTCTCATGACTCTGTTTTATCTCTACAAATTAGCAACtggcggcaaccatctccccaCCAAGGCTGAGTGA
- the LOC114385420 gene encoding uncharacterized protein LOC114385420, giving the protein MAKMKIAWLLLLLLVSVCVTASQVWALKSPFHPRDVLPLLPRQLSWPILNRLHSAVDLLPVFVGAAFSPVDNLKWKGACFYENKAWMVFHNKSGTQYGGGTLHIKVSNAHSWTCMDLYIFASPYRVTWDYYFLAREHTLEIKEWEGKAEYEYVKNHGLSIFLLQAGMLGTLEALWEVFPLFTNTGWGENSNIKFLEKHMGASFEVRPQPFVTNVSVDDIHSGDFLAVSKIRGRWGAFETLEKWVSGAYAGHTAVCLRDSSGKLWVGESGHENEKGEDIIAVIPWEEWWDFELNKDDSNPHIALLPLHPDLRARFNETAAWEYALSMAGKPYGYHNMIFSWIDTLNGNYPPPLDANVVACVMTIWSQLQPEYAANMWNEALNKRLGTKGLDLPEVLVEVEKRGSSFDELLTIPEQDYWTYSDGKSTSCIAFILEMYKEAGLFDPISSSVQVTEFTIKDAYILNFFENNSSRLPKWCNDGDTVKLPYCQIKGKYRMELPGYNTMQPYPHMNEKCPSLPPKYSRAQNC; this is encoded by the exons ATGGCGAAGATGAAGATAGCGTGGCTTCTGCTGCTCCTCCTGGTATCAGTGTGCGTAACGGCCTCTCAAGTTTGGGCCCTGAAATCGCCGTTTCATCCGCGAGACGTGCTTCCTCTGCTGCCGAGACAGCTGTCGTGGCCCATCCTCAATCGCCTCCACAGCGCGGTGGATCTCCTCCCCGTCTTCGTCGGCGCCGCCTTTTCGCCGGTCGACAATCTCAAGTGGAAAGGCGCCTGCTTCTACGAGAACAAAGCCTGGATGGTGTTTCACAACAAGAGTGGCACTCAATATGGCGGTGGAACCCTTCACATCAAG GTTAGCAATGCTCACAGTTGGACGTGCATGGATCTTTATATTTTTGCCAGCCCTTATCGTGTGACATGGGATTATTATTTCCTGGCCCGGGAGCATACGCTTGAGATCAAAGAGTGGGAAGGGAAAGCTGAGTATGAGTAT GTAAAAAACCATGGGTTATCAATTTTCCTCTTGCAAGCTGGGATGTTGGGGACCCTTGAAGCACTTTGGGAGGTCTTCCCTCTATTTACAAATACTGGATGGGGGGAGAACTCCAACATTAAATTTTTGGAAAAACATATGGGAGCTTCTTTTGAAGTGCGCCCTCAGCCATTTGTTACAAATGTCAGTGTTGATGACATTCATTCTGGAGATTTCCTTGCCGTTTCGAAAATTCGAGGTCGGTGGGGTGCTTTTGAGACTCTAGAGAAGTGGGTTAGTGGAGCTTATGCTGGCCACACTGCTGTTTGCCTAAGGGACTCCAGTGGGAAGCTTTGGGTTGGAGAGTCAGgacatgaaaatgaaaag GGAGAAGATATAATAGCTGTGATACCATGGGAAGAGTGGTGGGACTTTGAACTGAATAAAGATGATTCCAATCCCCATATTGCGCTGCTTCCATTGCACCCTGATTTGCGTGCCAGGTTTAATGAGACTGCTGCATGGGAGTATGCACTGAGCATGGCAGGAAAACCATATGGTTACCATAACATGATCTTCAGTTGGATAGACACTTTAAATGGAAACTATCCACCCCCCTTGGATGCTAATGTG GTTGCTTGCGTTATGACAATTTGGAGTCAACTTCAACCTGAATATGCAGCAAATATGTGGAATGAAGCCTTGAACAAACGACTTGGAACTAAA GGACTTGATCTTCCAGAAGTTTTAGTAGAAGTTGAAAAGCGTGGATCATCTTTTGATGAACTACTAACGATTCCTGAACAGGATTATTGGACCTACAGTGATGGGAAGTCGACTTCGTGCATTGCTTTTATACTTGAGATGTACAAGGAGGCAGGGCTGTTTGATCCAATTTCTAGTTCCGTTCAAGTGACAGAGTTTACG ATAAAAGATGCTtacattctcaatttttttgagAACAATTCTAGTCGCTTGCCAAAATGGTGCAATGATGGAGACACGGTGAAGCTTCCTTATTGTCAAATTAAAGGCAAGTATAGAATGGAATTACCTGGATACAACACCATGCAACCATACCCTCATATGAATGAAAAGTGTCCATCTCTTCCTCCAAAGTACTCCAGAGCCCAGAATTGCTAG